From a region of the Tachypleus tridentatus isolate NWPU-2018 chromosome 1, ASM421037v1, whole genome shotgun sequence genome:
- the LOC143252360 gene encoding uncharacterized protein LOC143252360, translating to MEGLEDIALSAASEQFHYSHFDSDIHYSFIENSSDEESGLSIEQHTSGSSSSSASALSCTCSTNVYLGPSSSNDTVKQKINHTTTSINKLEYGDTRCHILSCTDKNEAETGSLDNEKNGRIINTMDGGSCHVNNCNLLSKSDQYKKFFEVNYHTAFRETQSDEKCRNDFEQCKETNCAYKVRQDDIFSQHDVTESYATKKDNKIINTNVDWVNASFEDYNFYDKQNSQLTCICSTNDDTESEHTATTNTNSERSFCLQCSQDREYKHTSSRVSSDDSASEITSRNDVKQSLGDQTNDRSNLVAAYYCYSANDEFRGKICEKNPEKVCISWLEDELSKCSKNSKSNNSLNLLERNFTSVERKHTKSDENAFHEMIDISLKNDNETTFEYTNYPIQEISGNQRENNNAQLPFDNAIKNHVLCRRNQKSKSSILDFPVFVTGCASLETEFNNVYKNRSLYELNDGLSIMEYTNHINLIKQSSIEKCHLWLSGKTYQGAYDTKNTLFRIKSRSAPSLRNVSTIIQHEYCQSKSNTTVPESISDFLSKTRILKASSSANFSLKQPQNTSYTLEKNEKTIWKLPLSSLTEISCYPCVTNLMNTTLKGLRRRGISLLCLLLIGLLAVLFLSFSVCLLIALHSKQVDCFPLKSMYTLETETELSKKWIGPWRTSVNAAKKLVRRPPDTTNCNTWKKQYYIKQGLSLYISNILFWLWQRITWSVFQEPDESSITEDPAYLVNCFYYFGHTISDMYSRTIGVQRTVTPELSLQNVNLLSIYDLATFSTRLCYICLLFLCTATILAFYEYFQDKRWRRKQKEKPFLRSLSRPNSAEGSQSCSVAILKLSARTLTYKTVFNSYPSTASNSSRRGNLTV from the exons ATGGAAGGACTGGAAGACATTGCTTTAAGTGCAGCTTCTGAGCAGTTTCATTATTCTCATTTTGACTCTGATATTCACtacagttttattgaaaataGCTCAGACGAGGAATCTGGACTAAGCATTGAACAACATACTTCGGGTTCCAGTTCTTCAAGCGCTAGCGCATTGTCTTGTACATGTTCTACAAATGTATATCTTGGACCAAGTTCATCAAACGATACAGTGAAGCAGAAAATAAACCACACCACGACGTCTATTAATAAACTGGAATACGGAGACACACGTTGCCATATCCTGTCATGTACTGACAAAAATGAGGCTGAGACTGGGTCATTGGACAACGAGAAGAATGGTAGAATTATTAATACCATGGATGGCGGGAGCTGTCACGTAAACAACTGTAACTTGTTAAGCAAATCAGATCAGTACAAGAAATTTTTTGAAGTTAATTATCATACAGCATTTCGTGAGACGCAGTCTGATGAAAAATGTCGGAACGATTTTGAACAGTGTAAAGAAACTAATTGTGCTTATAAAGTCAGACAGGATGATATATTTTCTCAGCATGATGTTACAGAAAGTTACGCAAcgaaaaaagataataaaataatcaatacaaaTGTTGACTGGGTAAACGCAAGCTTCGAAGATTATAATTTCTATGATAAACAGAATTCACAACTAACATGTATATGCAGTACTAACGACGACACTGAGAGTGAACATACAGCCACTACAAATACTAATAGTGAAAGATCCTTTTGTTTGCAGTGCTCGCAAGACCGAGAATACAAGCATACCAGTTCAAGAGTATCAAGTGATGATAGCGCGAGTGAAATCACGAGCCGGAATGACGTAAAACAATCTTTAGGGGATCAGACCAATGACAGAAGTAATTTAGTGGCTGCTTACTATTGTTATTCGGCAAACGATGAGTTTCGAGGAAAAATCTGCGAAAAAAATCCTGAAAAAGTTTGCATTTCGTGGTTAGAAGACGAGCTTTCTAAATGCTCAAAAAACAGTAAATCAAATAATAGTTTGAATCTGCTTGAGAGAAATTTTACGTCAGTTGAGAGGAAACACACAAAAAGTGATGAAAATGCTTTTCACGAAATGATAGACATAAGTTTAAAAAACGATAACGAAACGACTTTTGAATACACTAACTACCCCATTCAAGAAATTTCTGGAAACCAACGTGAGAACAACAATGCCCAGTTGCCCTTCGATAATGCAATCAAAAATCACGTTTTATGTCGAAGAAACCAAAAGTCAAAAAGCTCAATATTAGATTTTCCCGTTTTTGTCACTGGGTGTGCTTCTTTGGAAACtgaatttaataatgtttataaaaatcgGTCTTTATACGAGTTGAATGATGGTCTTTCTATTATGGAATACACTAATCATATAAATCTCATAAAACAAAGTTCAATAGAAAAATGTCATTTGTGGCTTAGTGGCAAAACTTACCAAGGTGCTTATGACACGAAGAACACGTTGTTCCGGATAAAAAGTCGCTCAGCACCATCACTGAGGAACGTTTCTACAATAATACAACATGAATATTGTCAGAGCAAATCGAACACTACAGTTCCGGAATCTATTAGTGACTTTCTTTCAAAAACGAGGATCTTAAAGGCGAGCAGTTCTGCAAATTTCTCTTTAAAGCAGCCACAAAACACAAGTTATACCCTggaaaaaaatgagaaaacaatATGGAAATTGCCTTTGTCTTCACTAACAGAAATAAGTTGTTACCCCTGCGTAACGAATCTTATGAATACAACATTAAAGGGCCTGAGAAGAAGAG GTATTTCGCTTCTATGCCTCTTATTAATTGGACTATTAGCTGTTCTTTTCTTAAGCTTTTCAGTATGTCTTTTGATCGCTCTACACAGCAAGCAGG TTGACTGTTTTCCTCTGAAAAGCATGTACACTTTAGAAACTGAAACTGAATTGTCTAAAAAATGGATAGGGCCTTGGCGTACAAGCGTGAATGCAGCTAAAAAACTCGTCAGACGACCTCCCGACACGACAAATTGCAATACTTGgaagaaacaatattatataaaacagggTCTTTCACtttacatttcaaacattctATTTTGGTTGTGGCAGCGTATTACTTGGTCAGTCTTTCAGGAACCAGATGAGTCTTCTATAACAGAGGAtccagcgtatttagtaaactgtttttattattttggacATACAATCAGTGACATGTATAGCAGGACTATTGGAGTCCAGAGAACAGTTACGCCTGAATTAAGTCTTCAGAATGTGAACCTGTTATCAATTTATGATTTAGCCACCTTTAGTACACGTTTGTGTTACATCTGTTTATTATTCTTATGTACTGCGACAATTTTGGCGTTCTATGAATATTTTCaa gataAGAGGTGGAGAAGAAAGCAGAAGGAGAAAC CTTTTCTTCGAAGTCTGTCACGCCCCAACTCTGCTGAAGGTAGCCAGTCTTGCAGTGTAGCTATCCTCAAGCTGTCAGCTCGAACTTTAAcctataaaacagtttttaacagtTACCCTTCAACAGCAAGTAATTCTAGTCGTCGTGGAAACCTAACAGTTTAA